A stretch of the Thalassotalea euphylliae genome encodes the following:
- the proB gene encoding glutamate 5-kinase encodes MNFQRVVIKVGSALVAPDKQGCSGQYLLSIARFITQCQQAGKEVILVSSGSVAAGRALIRHGSPNPSIPTKQAMAAVGQMKMMANWQRFFDVPCSQLLITHGDLKDRQRYINIKNTIRILLANGVIPIVNENDTVATDELKVGDNDNLAAQVALVSEADCLLILSDVDGLYRENPKHNPDAEKLSDVSAITPAIYQMASGTDNHIATGGMQTKIQAAEKATENGIATFILSGEDANALEQFGQGINAGTHFHAQQAPFKAKKHWLKHTLKSTGRVLLDAGAIHAVTNKGASLLPSGIAGVEGSFAAGDSIDIIDAVNQSPVAKGISQYSHRDLAKIIGQNSNQIAAILGYCPSKVAVHRDDMVMLKTNSSDVSNQTNTSSDNTQ; translated from the coding sequence ATGAATTTTCAACGTGTTGTGATTAAAGTCGGCAGTGCCTTAGTTGCCCCTGATAAACAGGGTTGTAGCGGGCAGTATTTATTGTCGATAGCGCGCTTTATTACCCAATGCCAACAGGCAGGGAAAGAAGTGATTTTAGTTTCGTCTGGCAGTGTTGCTGCTGGCCGCGCATTAATACGACATGGCTCTCCCAACCCTTCTATCCCCACTAAACAAGCGATGGCGGCAGTGGGGCAAATGAAAATGATGGCAAATTGGCAGCGCTTTTTCGATGTGCCATGCAGCCAATTACTGATCACCCATGGCGATTTAAAAGATCGCCAGCGCTATATTAATATCAAAAATACTATTCGTATTTTACTCGCCAATGGCGTGATCCCGATTGTTAATGAAAACGATACGGTGGCAACCGATGAATTAAAAGTTGGCGATAACGATAACTTGGCAGCACAAGTAGCGCTGGTCAGTGAGGCTGATTGCTTGTTAATTCTCAGCGATGTTGATGGTTTATATCGTGAAAACCCAAAGCATAACCCTGACGCTGAAAAGCTCAGCGATGTAAGTGCGATTACTCCAGCGATATACCAGATGGCTTCAGGTACTGATAATCACATTGCGACAGGTGGTATGCAAACCAAGATTCAAGCGGCAGAAAAAGCAACAGAAAATGGCATCGCGACCTTTATTCTCAGTGGCGAAGATGCCAATGCGCTTGAACAATTCGGCCAAGGTATTAATGCCGGCACGCATTTTCATGCCCAGCAAGCACCATTTAAAGCGAAAAAACACTGGCTAAAACACACGTTAAAAAGTACTGGGCGAGTATTGCTCGATGCCGGCGCGATTCATGCTGTGACCAATAAAGGCGCGTCGTTGTTGCCTTCCGGCATTGCAGGCGTTGAAGGTAGTTTTGCTGCCGGTGACTCTATCGACATTATTGATGCGGTAAATCAATCGCCCGTTGCCAAAGGTATTAGCCAGTATAGCCATCGTGATTTGGCGAAGATTATAGGGCAAAACAGTAATCAAATTGCCGCCATTCTTGGCTATTGCCCGAGTAAAGTAGCAGTACACCGTGATGATATGGTGATGCTAAAAACGAATAGCAGTGATGTCAGTAATCAAACCAATACCAGCAGCGACAACACTCAGTAG
- a CDS encoding acyltransferase: MLSFLPRPLIGFLSLVCYTINTLLWVLPVVVSSLLKALVPLKGWQKLFSYLLDRMASNWVTCNTGIQNLFTKVNYQVTGLDKLTTKDWYLVLSNHQSWVDILVLQRLLNGKIPFLKFFLKKELIYVPFLGIAWWALDFPFMKRYSQAFLKRNPHLIGKDIETTRKACEKFKHKPVSVMNFIEGTRYTQAKHEKQKSPFKHLLRPKAGGIAFVLDAMGQHLNKIVNVTIYYPNGIPSYQQFISGDVSEIHVNVETIDIPDEIIGDYFNDKAFKQNFQQWVNQLWRDKDQTMAEMELADHQS; encoded by the coding sequence ATGTTGAGTTTTCTACCTAGACCTTTGATCGGATTTTTGTCTTTAGTTTGTTACACCATCAACACATTATTGTGGGTGTTACCTGTTGTTGTTAGCTCTCTATTAAAAGCTTTAGTACCACTTAAAGGCTGGCAAAAGCTCTTTAGTTATTTGCTCGATCGCATGGCAAGTAATTGGGTCACCTGTAATACTGGCATTCAAAACTTATTCACCAAGGTCAATTACCAAGTCACCGGCTTAGATAAACTCACCACTAAAGACTGGTACTTAGTGCTGAGTAACCACCAAAGCTGGGTAGACATTCTGGTGCTGCAACGGTTATTAAATGGCAAGATCCCATTTTTAAAGTTCTTTTTGAAAAAAGAGCTTATCTATGTGCCTTTTCTCGGCATTGCCTGGTGGGCATTAGACTTTCCATTTATGAAGCGCTATAGCCAAGCGTTTTTGAAAAGGAATCCTCATTTAATTGGCAAAGATATTGAAACAACACGAAAAGCGTGTGAAAAATTTAAACATAAACCTGTGAGTGTAATGAACTTTATTGAAGGAACGCGCTATACGCAGGCCAAGCACGAAAAACAAAAATCGCCGTTTAAGCACTTATTAAGACCGAAAGCCGGTGGTATCGCCTTTGTGCTAGATGCCATGGGTCAACACCTCAATAAAATTGTTAACGTGACTATCTATTATCCGAATGGCATTCCAAGTTATCAGCAGTTTATTTCAGGCGATGTCAGCGAGATCCACGTAAACGTTGAAACTATCGATATTCCAGACGAAATTATTGGCGATTACTTCAATGACAAGGCGTTTAAACAAAACTTCCAGCAATGGGTTAATCAGCTGTGGCGCGATAAAGATCAGACAATGGCGGAAATGGAATTGGCTGACCATCAGTCTTAA
- a CDS encoding mechanosensitive ion channel family protein: MQQWISEQLILLGLPNQYLELGTSVAGIVLLLLLASASHYLVKHRLLVLVQKLVQRTKNTWDDLFVTHQVFTKISLLVPFFLIIALTPIFLPDESLKATILVAIARVAVIFQIARVLSALLDVIKAIYQAKAKTRYMPLNATIQLIKLAIYLVATILSVAVIIDRSPIFLLSGLGALTAVLLLIFQDTIKGLVASIQIAANKMVAPGDWVELPQYGADGDVLEIGLNTVKIQNFDRTVTTVPTYALISGSFKNWRDMFNSGGRRIKRAIYIDAASVRFYQAEEIKQLTSIRLLADYLAQKQTELAQNQQQLGSAATDKRNQRQLTNIGTFRAYITAYLQSHPKVHQQMTCMVRQLAPTATGIPLELYLFSNDQDWVNYEGIQADIFDHIYAIAPEFGLRIFQHPTGHDWQRFAN; this comes from the coding sequence GTGCAGCAATGGATTTCTGAGCAATTGATTTTACTTGGTTTACCAAACCAATATTTGGAGTTGGGTACGAGTGTTGCGGGCATTGTATTATTGTTATTGCTTGCCAGTGCCAGCCACTACTTAGTTAAACACCGTCTATTGGTGTTGGTACAAAAACTTGTTCAGCGAACCAAAAACACCTGGGATGACTTGTTTGTTACCCACCAAGTATTTACCAAAATTAGTTTACTGGTTCCGTTTTTTCTAATTATTGCGCTAACGCCTATTTTCTTGCCTGATGAGTCACTCAAGGCAACGATTCTAGTGGCGATTGCACGTGTCGCGGTGATCTTTCAAATAGCCCGAGTATTGTCGGCACTGCTTGACGTAATTAAGGCCATCTATCAAGCAAAAGCCAAAACCCGTTACATGCCGCTAAATGCGACAATTCAGTTGATCAAGCTGGCTATCTATTTAGTAGCAACCATCTTGTCTGTTGCTGTAATTATCGATCGGTCACCCATATTCCTGTTGAGCGGTTTAGGTGCACTAACAGCAGTACTGTTACTTATTTTCCAAGACACCATTAAAGGGTTAGTCGCCAGTATCCAAATTGCGGCGAATAAAATGGTTGCCCCGGGGGATTGGGTTGAACTGCCACAATATGGTGCCGATGGTGATGTTCTTGAAATTGGCCTAAATACGGTAAAAATTCAAAACTTTGATCGCACTGTAACCACAGTGCCTACCTATGCGTTGATCAGCGGCTCCTTCAAGAACTGGCGAGATATGTTCAACTCTGGTGGCCGACGCATCAAACGGGCGATTTATATTGATGCCGCCAGTGTGCGCTTTTACCAAGCGGAAGAAATCAAACAGCTCACCAGTATTCGCTTGCTCGCTGACTATTTAGCACAAAAACAAACGGAGCTGGCACAAAACCAACAACAACTGGGTAGTGCAGCGACCGATAAGCGCAACCAACGCCAGTTAACCAATATTGGCACTTTCCGCGCTTACATTACCGCTTATTTGCAAAGTCATCCGAAAGTTCATCAACAAATGACTTGTATGGTGAGGCAGCTAGCCCCAACAGCAACCGGGATTCCGTTGGAGCTTTACCTATTTAGCAATGACCAAGATTGGGTCAATTACGAGGGTATTCAGGCAGATATCTTTGACCATATTTATGCTATTGCGCCAGAGTTTGGCCTGCGAATTTTCCAACATCCAACAGGCCACGATTGGCAGCGTTTCGCCAACTAA
- the tesB gene encoding acyl-CoA thioesterase II, with the protein MSQVLDDLSSLLTLETIEQGIYRGQSQDLGFKALFGGQVLGQALSAAQETVDEKRHVHSLHSYFLRAGDATKPVVYDVEVLRDGGSFSARRVKAIQNGQPIFYMTASFQQLEQGFEHQDQMPNVPGPEGVPSYQDFIRANQSVFPEHIRKIFLAEKPIELRSVEQYNWVSPEKVPAKAHMWIKTNGDLPDDLRVHTYMLAYASDFHFLPTSLFPHGKSHWDPNFQIATIDHTMWFHRPFRFDDWLLYAVDSPSATGGRGLVKGQIFNRQGELVASTMQEGVIRAR; encoded by the coding sequence ATGAGTCAGGTGTTAGACGACTTATCATCACTATTAACACTAGAAACAATTGAACAGGGTATTTACCGTGGTCAAAGCCAAGACCTTGGTTTTAAAGCTTTATTTGGTGGCCAAGTATTAGGTCAGGCGCTGTCCGCGGCGCAAGAAACAGTAGATGAAAAGCGCCATGTTCATTCATTACATTCCTACTTTTTACGCGCCGGTGATGCAACTAAACCCGTTGTATATGACGTTGAAGTATTGCGTGATGGCGGCAGTTTTAGTGCTCGGCGCGTTAAGGCTATCCAAAATGGACAGCCTATTTTCTATATGACAGCTTCGTTTCAACAGCTTGAGCAAGGCTTTGAACATCAAGATCAAATGCCAAATGTCCCTGGTCCTGAAGGCGTTCCCTCTTACCAAGACTTTATTCGCGCAAATCAGTCAGTTTTCCCTGAGCATATCCGCAAAATTTTTCTTGCTGAAAAGCCGATTGAATTGCGCTCAGTTGAGCAATATAACTGGGTGTCACCAGAAAAAGTGCCCGCTAAAGCCCATATGTGGATCAAAACCAACGGTGATTTGCCTGATGATTTACGTGTGCACACTTATATGCTGGCTTATGCGTCAGACTTTCATTTCTTACCTACGTCACTGTTTCCGCATGGTAAAAGCCATTGGGATCCAAATTTTCAGATCGCCACGATTGACCATACCATGTGGTTTCATCGTCCATTTCGCTTTGATGACTGGTTGTTGTATGCGGTTGATAGCCCATCAGCCACTGGCGGACGAGGCTTAGTGAAAGGCCAAATTTTTAATCGCCAAGGCGAGTTGGTTGCCTCAACAATGCAAGAAGGTGTGATCCGCGCTCGCTAG
- a CDS encoding GGDEF domain-containing protein: MLKQIWLVLTLVMTCLLSQVANAQAQLPREVVTANIERVSGFYQADKEALPYDEIVSLATEIVQYRHQYPKDVIAKAYVLLAEVAASKGDAARAFQFAIDGLTYKPLPAELQLNLEIKLAEGYFVKSKYHNVFHFVDQVWERATQEGLVKYQLLALGYRAMANALIGENQKAADDLHMVKELVEQNLQYAEHLQLLEVIAISYHYLGDYQTAMEIHERILKLRFALNRKNGIEGTYYNLASAYRELERLDDAYNAFWQVKQIAEQRVWPIKRAYAELGIGQVLLDQREYQSAYLALVEAEHSFKGQNLNKPYLSTLIALAKASFATDRQAFALQLLVLAEELAEIVEVAGDQVDLYLLLANRYQIEGDKDKALAMLNRYVELQHQFFKDAKARVIRAPSRLAVEDSNKALALDLAEAYDAHTEFSEQVRMQQHYIIVLTTLSLFLLVVLIIQWLTYRSRKQHDVYEQLERPTYLVPNPAQTKYIYHRAFKKARKYEYPLTIGYLTISNWQDLTFSFNKRVIAEVNKTLATLINEHMGEFDQSGQINDGEYIVLFPHQSQSQAKAKFEKLIDALKVRFFANLGEFSVNIRFSLDTPAVQDIDPYIFLSRLSDVS, from the coding sequence TTGTTGAAACAGATTTGGTTGGTACTGACATTGGTGATGACTTGTTTGCTAAGTCAAGTTGCTAATGCACAAGCACAGTTGCCAAGAGAAGTTGTTACCGCCAATATCGAACGAGTCAGTGGTTTTTATCAGGCAGATAAAGAAGCACTTCCCTACGATGAAATAGTTTCTTTGGCGACTGAAATTGTTCAGTATCGTCATCAATACCCGAAAGACGTTATTGCTAAAGCTTACGTCTTACTTGCCGAAGTCGCAGCGAGTAAAGGTGATGCTGCACGTGCCTTTCAATTTGCGATTGACGGTTTAACTTACAAGCCACTACCTGCTGAGCTGCAGCTTAATTTAGAAATCAAATTGGCGGAAGGTTACTTTGTAAAAAGTAAATATCACAATGTCTTCCACTTTGTTGATCAAGTCTGGGAGCGCGCCACGCAAGAAGGCTTAGTAAAGTACCAACTACTGGCTTTGGGCTATCGTGCAATGGCAAATGCCCTAATTGGTGAAAATCAAAAAGCGGCTGACGATCTCCATATGGTGAAAGAGTTGGTTGAGCAAAACCTCCAATATGCGGAGCATTTACAGTTATTGGAAGTGATTGCTATCTCGTATCACTATTTAGGGGATTATCAAACTGCGATGGAGATACACGAGCGTATTCTAAAATTGCGTTTCGCGCTTAATCGCAAAAATGGTATTGAAGGAACCTATTACAATTTAGCTTCAGCGTACCGAGAGCTCGAACGATTAGATGATGCATACAATGCGTTTTGGCAGGTAAAGCAAATTGCTGAGCAGCGCGTTTGGCCAATAAAACGCGCTTATGCCGAACTTGGTATTGGCCAAGTGTTATTGGATCAACGTGAGTATCAATCTGCTTATCTCGCCCTCGTTGAAGCCGAGCATTCATTTAAAGGGCAGAATTTGAATAAGCCTTATTTGAGCACGTTAATTGCACTAGCTAAGGCGAGCTTTGCAACTGATCGCCAGGCTTTTGCATTGCAATTGCTGGTACTTGCTGAAGAGCTTGCTGAAATCGTCGAAGTAGCAGGTGATCAAGTTGATTTATACCTACTACTCGCTAATCGTTACCAGATTGAAGGTGATAAAGACAAAGCACTAGCAATGCTTAATCGTTACGTAGAATTGCAACATCAGTTTTTCAAAGATGCGAAAGCCAGAGTTATTCGTGCGCCTAGTCGGCTTGCGGTCGAAGATAGCAACAAAGCGCTTGCGCTAGATTTAGCCGAAGCATATGACGCACACACTGAATTCTCAGAACAAGTGAGGATGCAGCAACACTATATTATCGTTTTAACAACATTGAGTTTGTTTCTGCTTGTGGTTTTGATTATTCAATGGCTTACCTATCGCTCTCGCAAACAGCACGATGTGTATGAACAGTTAGAGCGCCCAACGTATTTAGTGCCTAATCCAGCACAAACCAAATATATCTACCATCGCGCATTCAAGAAAGCACGCAAGTATGAGTACCCGCTCACCATAGGTTATTTAACGATTAGCAATTGGCAAGACTTAACGTTTAGTTTTAACAAGCGGGTTATTGCCGAAGTGAACAAAACACTAGCTACATTGATTAATGAGCATATGGGGGAGTTTGATCAGAGTGGGCAGATTAACGATGGTGAGTATATTGTGCTTTTTCCGCATCAGTCACAAAGCCAAGCCAAAGCTAAGTTTGAAAAGCTCATTGATGCACTTAAGGTACGTTTTTTTGCCAATTTGGGCGAATTTTCGGTTAATATTAGGTTTTCTTTAGATACACCCGCAGTGCAGGATATCGATCCTTATATCTTCTTATCGCGCTTGAGTGACGTGTCTTAA
- a CDS encoding DUF885 domain-containing protein: MKYPIILMLFMLTACSQTALKSKPNADQQLANVIETYHDYEQQSSPFNNPEPGKTNAQLPDLSAETLAENHQQLTDILAKVNAIDVESLSTANQINWSVLQYRIQNQVDNYLNKEHLMPITAESGFHAHISFIGRMVSFKTEQDYLDYLSRLAQMPRYFEQQMTWMREGLAAGYSQPQVVLKGFEESITAFIKEDVTESVYYQPFKSMPKHLTTAQQTSLRTQATKVIKEQVFPSYQAFYDFMVGEYQPNARQNIAASSLPNGAAFYANRVKHFTTLDMTADEVHQIGLAEVKRIRAEMNAIIARLGFEGSFADFVEFLRTDPQFYATTPEQLIKEASFLAKQMDAKLPSLFKTLPRTPYGVIEVPANIAPKYTTGRYSGPSRDDQPGNYWVNTYRLDRRPLYVLPALTLHEAVPGHHLQGSIAREMKNVPEFRNETYISAFGEGWGLYAEYLGIEAGMYPDPYSDFGRLTYEMWRACRLVVDTGMHVKGWSRAQAMDFLASNTALSLHNVKTEIDRYISWPGQALSYKIGELTIKRLRKQAEQALGADFDLRDFHDQLLANGSMPLSMLEVVITQYIEQQQEQQQKKQ, translated from the coding sequence ATGAAATACCCCATTATACTCATGTTGTTCATGCTGACGGCGTGTAGCCAAACGGCGCTAAAAAGTAAGCCTAATGCCGATCAACAACTAGCCAACGTGATTGAGACTTATCACGATTATGAGCAGCAAAGTAGTCCATTCAATAACCCAGAGCCAGGCAAAACTAATGCACAATTGCCAGATTTAAGTGCCGAGACATTAGCTGAAAACCATCAACAACTGACGGATATTTTAGCCAAAGTGAATGCTATTGATGTCGAGTCACTTAGTACTGCTAACCAAATTAACTGGTCGGTACTGCAATATCGCATTCAAAATCAGGTAGATAATTACCTAAATAAAGAACACCTAATGCCAATAACTGCGGAATCTGGATTCCATGCACATATCAGTTTTATTGGCCGTATGGTGAGTTTTAAAACCGAACAAGACTACCTTGATTACCTTAGCCGCTTGGCACAAATGCCACGTTATTTTGAGCAGCAAATGACTTGGATGCGTGAAGGGTTAGCTGCTGGCTACAGCCAACCGCAAGTAGTATTGAAAGGCTTTGAAGAATCAATTACGGCCTTTATCAAAGAAGATGTGACCGAAAGTGTTTACTATCAGCCGTTTAAGTCAATGCCAAAGCATTTAACAACGGCACAACAAACATCGTTACGAACGCAAGCAACCAAGGTCATTAAAGAGCAAGTATTCCCCAGTTACCAAGCTTTTTATGATTTTATGGTGGGCGAATATCAACCCAATGCTCGACAAAATATCGCGGCAAGTAGTTTGCCAAATGGTGCCGCGTTTTACGCCAATCGCGTGAAGCATTTCACGACATTAGATATGACCGCCGATGAAGTGCACCAAATTGGTTTGGCAGAAGTTAAGCGAATTCGCGCTGAAATGAATGCCATTATTGCGAGGCTAGGCTTTGAAGGTTCTTTTGCTGATTTTGTTGAGTTTTTGCGAACAGACCCTCAATTTTACGCGACTACGCCAGAGCAACTGATCAAAGAAGCCTCTTTTCTTGCTAAACAAATGGATGCCAAGTTACCAAGCTTGTTTAAAACTTTGCCGCGCACACCTTATGGGGTAATTGAAGTTCCTGCCAATATTGCGCCTAAGTACACAACGGGCCGTTACTCTGGACCATCGCGAGATGATCAACCGGGTAATTATTGGGTTAATACTTACCGCTTAGATCGCCGCCCGCTCTATGTGTTACCAGCGTTAACCTTACATGAAGCCGTACCTGGTCATCATTTACAAGGCTCTATTGCTCGTGAAATGAAAAACGTACCAGAGTTCAGAAATGAAACTTATATTTCTGCATTTGGTGAAGGTTGGGGCCTATATGCTGAATACTTAGGTATTGAAGCTGGTATGTACCCCGACCCTTACAGTGATTTTGGCCGTTTAACATATGAAATGTGGCGCGCTTGTCGACTAGTGGTTGATACTGGAATGCATGTCAAAGGTTGGTCACGTGCGCAAGCAATGGACTTTTTAGCCAGCAATACCGCGTTGTCACTGCACAATGTTAAAACTGAAATAGACCGCTATATTTCTTGGCCTGGTCAGGCACTCTCATACAAAATTGGCGAGTTGACGATTAAGCGTTTGCGCAAACAGGCTGAGCAAGCGCTAGGCGCTGACTTTGATTTGCGTGACTTCCACGATCAATTGCTAGCAAATGGTTCGATGCCTTTGTCTATGTTGGAGGTTGTGATTACGCAATACATAGAGCAGCAGCAAGAGCAGCAACAGAAAAAGCAATAG
- a CDS encoding GGDEF domain-containing protein, translating into MKHHDSLAQAQVKMAKTLKLLAQWKLPATPINYAIGYEYICEKNTPLITKIDQHLFANNHLDNFLIEQLYQDHVLGQSNLRDDIFDDAKQLTAQLSETCHNANAQGNKLLSALDTNIASVRDGDKEQAAQALSRLSQTVELLKQQQASLLKQLAKTEQQADNLYQEFSAARKEIYLDPVTRLYNRKALSKHFDTWVSESPDRQIAALVVSVDDFNLFSNKFGSLIGDVILSKIANKVSNYVGESGLPVRTGNEEFLILLPDVEMGIASEIAEKIRQGVEKIRFISSKSGIRLPQMTISLGVSEFKQKETLNSLLSRTQKALSNAQQKGLNQVSMLPA; encoded by the coding sequence TTGAAGCATCATGATTCCTTAGCACAAGCACAAGTTAAAATGGCAAAAACACTTAAGCTGTTAGCACAGTGGAAGTTGCCTGCAACCCCAATAAATTACGCAATTGGTTACGAATACATTTGCGAAAAAAACACACCGCTTATCACTAAGATAGACCAACATTTATTTGCCAATAATCACCTCGATAACTTTCTCATTGAGCAGCTTTATCAAGACCATGTACTTGGTCAAAGTAACTTGCGCGACGACATTTTTGATGATGCTAAGCAACTAACTGCCCAGCTCAGTGAAACTTGTCATAACGCTAATGCGCAAGGTAATAAATTGCTGTCTGCACTCGACACTAATATTGCATCAGTGCGAGATGGTGATAAAGAGCAAGCAGCGCAGGCCCTATCGCGATTATCACAGACAGTTGAATTGCTTAAGCAGCAACAAGCGTCATTGTTGAAGCAACTGGCGAAAACCGAGCAGCAAGCAGATAACTTGTATCAAGAATTTAGTGCGGCACGCAAAGAAATCTACCTAGATCCAGTGACTCGGTTATACAACCGAAAGGCGCTGAGCAAGCATTTTGATACATGGGTGAGTGAATCACCGGACCGTCAAATCGCAGCTTTGGTCGTTAGTGTTGATGACTTTAATCTGTTTAGTAATAAATTCGGTTCGCTAATTGGCGATGTTATTTTGTCTAAGATTGCCAACAAGGTAAGTAACTACGTGGGTGAAAGTGGCTTACCTGTGCGCACAGGTAATGAGGAATTTCTTATTCTGCTGCCTGATGTTGAAATGGGAATCGCAAGCGAAATTGCCGAGAAAATTCGCCAAGGCGTAGAGAAAATACGCTTTATTAGCAGTAAATCTGGCATCCGTTTACCACAAATGACAATTTCACTTGGCGTTAGTGAATTCAAGCAAAAAGAAACACTAAATAGCCTACTTAGCCGCACCCAAAAAGCGCTATCGAATGCTCAGCAAAAAGGCCTAAATCAAGTATCTATGCTTCCTGCTTAG
- a CDS encoding DUF3630 family protein, which translates to MQQLTQPSSLLVSAVFLRDDHLDIRFDGEFDEEDFDIATEVVLSQLTQVSILEKIPGADRHNVRFRAQVAEDFGYFVLNFEVYSQSCWLEPESIDEQPLLELICGSLTGN; encoded by the coding sequence ATGCAGCAGTTAACGCAACCATCATCACTTCTAGTTTCAGCAGTATTTTTGCGTGATGATCATCTCGATATTCGATTTGATGGCGAGTTTGACGAAGAAGATTTCGACATCGCGACCGAGGTGGTATTGAGTCAGTTGACGCAGGTTAGTATCTTGGAAAAAATCCCCGGCGCCGATCGCCATAATGTCAGATTCCGTGCACAAGTCGCGGAAGATTTTGGTTATTTTGTCTTAAATTTTGAAGTGTATAGCCAGTCATGCTGGTTAGAGCCAGAGTCTATTGATGAACAACCTTTGCTGGAACTTATTTGTGGTTCATTAACGGGCAATTAG
- a CDS encoding protein adenylyltransferase SelO has protein sequence MSEPIAFNFDNRLVKHLPFIYRPVSPTPLVNSHLVATSDAMLAELGIAKDDLHQTNFVDVFAGKVLPKGGYFHAQVYSGHQFGQYVPQLGDGRAISFGEIIAKSGQRLDVQLKGAGETPFSRMGDGRAVLRSCIREFLASEAMAALDIPTTRALCIIGSEHDVYRERVEKGAIMTRTSPSYIRFGHFEYWFHQGKKDELNQLADYCLAEYFPECLRQENPHKAMLAAIVQSTATLIAKWQVHGFAHGVMNTDNMSILGLTIDYGPFGFLDDYQPSFICNHSDHTGRYAFDQQPSIGLWNLNALAITFSDWLSTEEIRAALSQYEPIFVQHYISLMQRKLGLATWQDEDQALLGEWLTLLAKQKADYTLSFRLLNQVFVDDVDNQQCQKLLAHFNDQQVVIEWLKKYRQRLADDDMADSARHQIQNQHNAKFILRNYLAQQAIRQAEQGDYTEIERLQGVLQTPFDEQAGAEQYAQPAPEWGKHLEISCSS, from the coding sequence ATGTCCGAGCCAATTGCGTTTAATTTCGACAATCGACTTGTAAAGCATTTACCTTTTATTTATCGACCTGTATCGCCGACTCCTTTAGTGAATTCGCATTTGGTGGCGACCAGTGACGCTATGCTAGCAGAGCTTGGCATTGCAAAAGATGATTTACATCAAACTAATTTTGTTGATGTTTTTGCTGGCAAGGTATTACCTAAAGGTGGCTATTTTCATGCGCAAGTGTATAGCGGTCACCAATTTGGCCAATACGTGCCGCAATTAGGTGACGGGCGAGCCATTAGCTTCGGCGAAATTATTGCGAAGTCTGGCCAGCGGTTAGATGTTCAACTCAAAGGGGCAGGGGAAACGCCGTTTTCTCGCATGGGCGATGGCAGGGCAGTACTGCGCTCTTGTATTCGCGAATTCCTCGCTAGTGAGGCGATGGCGGCGCTTGATATTCCCACCACACGAGCGCTATGCATTATTGGTAGTGAACACGATGTTTATCGCGAGCGCGTCGAAAAGGGCGCTATCATGACGCGAACGTCGCCGAGTTATATTCGTTTTGGTCACTTTGAATATTGGTTTCATCAAGGGAAAAAAGATGAACTCAATCAGCTCGCGGATTATTGTTTAGCTGAATACTTTCCTGAGTGTTTAAGGCAGGAAAACCCACACAAAGCCATGCTGGCGGCGATTGTACAATCAACCGCGACACTCATTGCTAAGTGGCAAGTACATGGTTTTGCGCATGGGGTAATGAATACCGATAATATGTCGATTCTTGGCCTGACCATAGATTATGGTCCATTTGGCTTTCTTGATGACTATCAGCCCAGTTTTATTTGCAATCATTCCGATCATACCGGTCGCTACGCCTTTGACCAGCAGCCGAGCATTGGCCTGTGGAATTTAAATGCGCTGGCTATTACTTTCTCTGACTGGTTATCAACCGAAGAAATTCGCGCGGCGCTGAGCCAATATGAGCCAATATTCGTGCAGCACTATATTTCGTTAATGCAGCGAAAGCTTGGGTTGGCAACATGGCAAGATGAAGATCAGGCGTTGTTAGGGGAGTGGTTAACACTGCTGGCCAAGCAAAAAGCAGATTACACTCTAAGTTTCAGGCTGCTCAATCAAGTATTTGTCGATGATGTTGATAATCAGCAATGCCAAAAGTTGTTAGCACATTTTAATGATCAACAAGTTGTTATTGAGTGGCTTAAAAAGTATCGCCAGCGATTAGCGGACGATGACATGGCAGATAGTGCCCGCCATCAAATTCAAAACCAGCATAACGCTAAATTTATCTTACGCAATTACTTAGCTCAGCAAGCGATTAGGCAAGCAGAGCAGGGTGATTACACTGAAATTGAGCGCCTACAAGGCGTTTTACAAACCCCATTTGATGAGCAAGCAGGCGCAGAGCAATATGCACAGCCAGCGCCAGAATGGGGCAAGCACTTGGAAATTTCATGCAGCAGTTAA